One Danio aesculapii chromosome 13, fDanAes4.1, whole genome shotgun sequence DNA window includes the following coding sequences:
- the ap3m1 gene encoding AP-3 complex subunit mu-1, with the protein MIHSLFLINNVGDLFLEKHWKSVISRSVCDYFFEAREKAGEPDNVPPVIRTPHHYLINIYRDKIFFVSVIQTEVPPLFVIEFLHRVAETFQDYFGECSETTIKENMVIVYELLEEMLDNGFPLATESNILKELIRPPNILRTMVNTITGSSNVGETLPTGQLSTIPWRRAGVKYTNNEAYFDVVEEIDAILDKSGTTVFAEIQGVIDACVKLSGMPDLTLSFMNPRLLDDVSFHPCVRYKRWESERVISFIPPDGNFQLMSYHISAQNLVAIPVYVKQNISFFESGSSGRLDITVSPKQTMGKVVECVVVTIHMPKVVLSASLNATQGTYKYDPLTKILVWDIGKLNPQNTQKQPNLKGSLSLQSGAPKPEENPSLNIDLKIQQLAISGLKVNRLDMYGEKYKPFKGVKYVTKAGKFQVRT; encoded by the exons ATGATTCACAGCCTGTTCCTGATAAACAATGTTGGGGATTTATTCCTGGAGAAACACTGGAAGAGTGTCATAAGCCGCTCCGTCTGCGATTATTTCTTCGAAGCACGAGAGAAGGCAGGGGAACCGGACAATGTGCCTCCTGTCATCCGCACCCCTCATCACTATCTCATAAACATCTACCGTGATAAGATCTTCTTCGTCTCGGTCATCCAAACTGAAGTGCCTCCGCTGTTTGTAATAGAATTTTTGCATCGAGTTGCAGAGACTTTTCAG GATTATTTTGGAGAATGTTCTGAGACGACTATAAAGGAAAATATGGTTATAGTCTATGAGCTCCTGGAGGAAATGCTGGATAACGGCTTCCCCCTTGCCACAGAATCCAACATCTTGAAAGAGCTCATCAGACCTCCTAATATCCTGCGCACAATGGTCAACACTATCACAG GTAGCAGTAATGTTGGAGAAACCCTTCCTACTGGCCAACTCTCCACAATCCCGTGGAGAAGAGCCGGAGTGAAATATACCAATAATGAAGCTTACTTTGATGTGGTGGAGGAAATCGATGCCATCCTGGATAAGTCTG GAACTACGGTTTTCGCAGAAATCCAAGGAGTTATTGACGCTTGTGTGAAGCTCTCTGGAATGCCAGACCTTACTCTTTCATTTATG AACCCCAGACTCCTGGATGATGTGAGCTTCCACCCGTGTGTTCGTTATAAGAGATGGGAAAGTGAGAGAGTCATTTCCTTCATTCCGCCTGATGGAAACTTCCAGCTCATGTCGTATCACATCAGTGCACAAAA TCTTGTAGCAATCCCAGTTTATGTGAAGCAGAACATCAGTTTCTTTGAGAGCGGGTCTTCAGGAAGACTGGACATCACTGTGAGCCCCAAGCAGACCATGGGGAAAGTTGTGGAGTGTGTGGTGGTGACCATACACATGCCTAAAGTGGTTCTCAGCGCCAGCCTCAATGCCACTCAGGGAACCTACAAATATGACCCGCTTACAAAG ATTTTGGTGTGGGATATAGGCAAACTTAATCCTCAGAATACCCAGAAGCAACCCAATCTGAAAGGAAGTCTAAGTCTGCAGTCTGGAGCTCCTAAACCAGAAGAGAACCCAAGTCTGAACATTGACCTGAAAATCCAGCAGTTAGCCATCTCAG GACTGAAGGTGAATCGTCTAGACATGTATGGAGAGAAGTATAAACCATTCAAGGGTGTGAAATATGTCACCAAAGCTGGGAAGTTTCAGGTCAGGACATGA